CGTACGAGATTAACGCATACGCCGCACTGTGGGACTTGTTGAAGCCGTAGCCCGCGAATTTCTCGATGCTGTCGAAGATACTTCCTGCCGTCTCGGAAGAGATACCTTTCTTCTCCGCTCCTGCAAGAAATTTAGCCCTCTGTTCTTGCATGACCTCAACCTTCTTCTTGCCCATTGCCTTGCGCAGAATATCCGCCTCGCCCAGCGTGTAACCGGCCAAGACTGAGGCGGCCTGCATGACCTGTTCCTGATAGAGGATGACCCCGTAAGTCTCCCGCAGCGCGTTCTCAAGCAACGGGTGAGGGTAATGCGGCTGAGCTCTCCCGTGCTTGCAGTCTATGTAGGTGTCAACCATTCCGTTCTCGAGAGGGCCCGGCCTGTACATCGCGAGCGCGGCAACAAGGTCCTCGAAGCAGTCTATCTGCAGCTTCCGCAGCATTGCGCGCATTCCGTCGCTCTCAAGCTGGAAGATGCCCATTGTGTCAGCATCACGCAGAAGCGCAAAAGCCTTCGGGTCGTTCATCGCGTCGTTCACCGCGTCCATGTCGGGAAGAGGCTTGCCGTTAGCCTTGATGTTCTTCATGGCTTCCTCGATGATTGAGAGCGTGCTCAGTCCCAGAAAGTCCATCTTCACCAGCCCTACCTTCTCGACACCCTCCATCGTGAACTGTGTAACGACTTGGTCTGTGCCCTGCGAGTCGCCCTTGTCGGTGCTGAGACGCTTTACCGGCACAACGTCAGTTATCGGGCACGGAGCAATCACCACACCGGCGGCGTGCTGTGAAGTGTGCCGCGCTAGACCCTCGATATTACGGGCTGTGTCGATGACGGCGTGAACTGTCTCGTTGGAGTCGTAGAGCTCTTTGAGTTCCGGCGTGTCGGACAATGCCGCGTCGATGCTCTTGGCCATAGCGGGGACGAGTTTTGCCGTGCTGTCCATCAGCGAATAGTCGACACCTTCCGCACGACCGACATCCTTTATCGACTGCCTGCCCTTCATTCGCCCGAAAGTGATTATCTGCGCTACGTGGTCAGAACCATACGTGTCGGAGATGTACTTCAGGAGCTCTTCCCTGCCCTTGTCGCTAACGTCAGTGTCAATATCGGGCATTGAGATTCTCTCGGGGTTAAGGAAACGCTCAAAGAGCAGGTTATACTTCAGCGGGTCAAGCTCAGTGATTCGCAAACTCCACGCAACGACACTCCCCGCCGCACTTCCTCTGCCCGGCCCTATGGGAATATTCCTCTCCTTCGCCGCCTGAATTATCCCCGACACAATCAGGAAGTACGCGCTGAAGCCCATCTGCGTTATTACCCCAAGTTCGTACTCCAGACGCTCGGCGTATTTCTCCGGGACATCAGTTCCCCGTGCCGCAAAACGTGCCCTCAGTCCCTCACGAGCTCTCTTTCTGAGTTCGTCATCCTTCGTCATGCCCTCGTCCAGCTGAATATCCGGCAATAGGTAGTGTTCATGCTTCAGGTTCAGCGTAACGTTGCACCTCTCAGCGATCTCTACTGTGTTGGTGAGGGCTTCGGGAATCTCGCTCTCGAAGTGGGAATACATCTCCTCTGGTGTCATTAAGTAGAACTCGTTGCGGTCAAACCCGAACGCGTCATCCTTCTTTGCGTCGGAGTGAGTGTTTATGCGGAGCAAGACCTTATGCCACTCGTAGTCCTCCGGGTTGAGGTAGTGAGCGTCTCCTGTCGCGATGATTGGGATTCCTGTACGGCGTGAGATTTCGACTATCGCGGCATTCACTTTCTTCTGTTTATCGAGGGAGTTGGGCATAACCTCAAGGAAGAAGTTTCTCTCGCCCATTATGTCCCTGTAGCAGCCTGCCAGACGTTCAGCCTCCTCGATGTTGTCCTGAAGTATGAGCTGGGGTATCTCTCCGGCCAAGCAAGCCGATGAAGCTATGATGCCCTCGTGGTACTTAGTGAGTATGGCGTGGTCAATTCTGGGCTTGTACCAGAAGCCTTGAGTGTTGGCGATGGAGATTATCCGCATTAGGTTGTGCCATCCCGTCTCGTTCTCGGCTAGCAGAATGAGGTGATTCCTGCGTTTCTCCTCGCGTGAACTTATTCCCGACGGTGCTACGTAGGTTTCACAGCCCAGTATCGGCTTCACACCCTCAGCAAGGCAGTTCTCGTAGAACTCTATCGCTCCGTACATCACGCCGTGATCCGTCATCGCAACTGCTTTGGTGTCCCAGCCTGCGACCTTCTTCGCGAGTGCCTTAGTGCGTATTGCCCCGTCTAAGAGGCTGTATTCTGTGTGAACATGCAGGTGTACGAACGGCCTGCTCATTCCTCATCATCTCCCTGTAAAGTGCTGTCCTCCGCCGATTCGGTCTCGTCCTTCTCCTTGCGCCGGATAAAGATAATTTCCGGGCTTGCCCCCATCATTGCCAATTCATTCCTGTACACCTCGAAGGTTAAACGTCCCTGACGCACCGACGGTGAGACTTGCGCGGGAGATGCCTCCTCAGGTTCTGGGGATGGCGGCTGAGGAGGCACTGTGCTGGCTTCTTCGGCCAAGTTGTCGGCTAAAGCATTGCCAAGCTTCTCGCAGACTTCCTCCGTGCCCATGAACGCAATCTTAACCGTACCGTAACTCCCGAACATATCCGCCAAAGCAGACTTGTGTGCCGGGAGCTTCAGCCTGTCGAAGATATACGGGTGCTCCGCCTCAATCACGATGCCTTCTGGTGTCCGTCCTGCCTTGACGCTGAACATCAGGCAGTAGATAGTGAAACTCCCTTCGTGTGCTGCCGTGATGAGTTCTGATTTCAGCACATCATCATAAGTTACAGGCATAGGAGCAGGAGGCTGAACCGGCTGTGGCTGGACTGCCGGAGCTGCCTGAAGCGGTGCGTACGACTGCACGGGCGGAGGAGCTTCGAGGGACAGCATGAACATGCCCAGCAGAATATCAGGCCGTACCCCTTGACGTGCTTTGGTTAGGGCGGTCATTATGCTGGTAAGGAGCATGTAGATTCTGTCGGGCTTCCAGTGGTTGACCTCTTCGGCAAGAAACTTTCTCTCCGCTTCCGACAAGCCGAGTGATTCCGTTATGCCCTTCCACTTCGAGGCAAGCCAGAGATTCCGAACGAGCGAGAACATCTCCTCGAACACCCTCACTCCCGAAGCCCCAGCGTCAAACATCGCCTTAAGTCCCGTGTACGCGTCCTCCGAGTCCTCCCTCAGAGTACGAAGCCACCTCTCGAACGCAGGACGGCTTCCAGCCCCGAAAACTGCTTCAACGTTCGCGAGCGTGATTTCTCCCGACGCTATGACCTGTTCGAGCAAAGACAGCGCGTCCCTAAGTGCCCCGTCCGCCTGCCGGGCAATCTCGTACAGTGCTTCGGGCTCTGCGGTTACGTTCTCGGCCTCGCAGACGTACTTCAGCCGCGCGAAAATATCTTCCGGCGTTATGCTGTGGAAGGGTATGTGCTGGCATCGCGAACGTATCGTTACAGGGACTTTGCGGGGTTCGGTCGTCGCCATGATGAAGATTGCGTGCTCGGGCGGCTCCTCGAGCGTCTTCAGGAGTGCGTTGAACGCCGCTGTCGACAGCATGTGAACTTCATCGATGATGTATATCTTGTACTTGGAGCTGAACGGCGCAAGAGCTATGTTCTCCTTGAGCTGGCGTACTTCGTCGACTCCGTTGTTCGATGCTCCGTCGATCTCTATCACGTCGAGGCTTTCTCCTGCTGTTACTGCCTCGCAGTTAGAGCACTTCCCGCAAGGCTCGTAACCCTGCCTGTCCGTACAGTTGAGAGCCTTCGCAAATATCCTGGCAACAGAAGTCTTGCCGCACCCGCGCGAACCCGAGAACAGGTAGGCATGTCCTATCCTGCCCTTCTCGATCGAGCGCGTCAAAACCTCGACAGCTGCCTTCTGCCCGACAACTGACCCGAAGTCCTGCGGACGGTATTTGCGGTAAAGCGATACAGTC
The sequence above is drawn from the Synergistaceae bacterium genome and encodes:
- the dnaE gene encoding DNA polymerase III subunit alpha → MSRPFVHLHVHTEYSLLDGAIRTKALAKKVAGWDTKAVAMTDHGVMYGAIEFYENCLAEGVKPILGCETYVAPSGISSREEKRRNHLILLAENETGWHNLMRIISIANTQGFWYKPRIDHAILTKYHEGIIASSACLAGEIPQLILQDNIEEAERLAGCYRDIMGERNFFLEVMPNSLDKQKKVNAAIVEISRRTGIPIIATGDAHYLNPEDYEWHKVLLRINTHSDAKKDDAFGFDRNEFYLMTPEEMYSHFESEIPEALTNTVEIAERCNVTLNLKHEHYLLPDIQLDEGMTKDDELRKRAREGLRARFAARGTDVPEKYAERLEYELGVITQMGFSAYFLIVSGIIQAAKERNIPIGPGRGSAAGSVVAWSLRITELDPLKYNLLFERFLNPERISMPDIDTDVSDKGREELLKYISDTYGSDHVAQIITFGRMKGRQSIKDVGRAEGVDYSLMDSTAKLVPAMAKSIDAALSDTPELKELYDSNETVHAVIDTARNIEGLARHTSQHAAGVVIAPCPITDVVPVKRLSTDKGDSQGTDQVVTQFTMEGVEKVGLVKMDFLGLSTLSIIEEAMKNIKANGKPLPDMDAVNDAMNDPKAFALLRDADTMGIFQLESDGMRAMLRKLQIDCFEDLVAALAMYRPGPLENGMVDTYIDCKHGRAQPHYPHPLLENALRETYGVILYQEQVMQAASVLAGYTLGEADILRKAMGKKKVEVMQEQRAKFLAGAEKKGISSETAGSIFDSIEKFAGYGFNKSHSAAYALISYDTAYLKANYPAEFMAAYLTSQMKAKKEVLGHYVLEVRRSGIKVLPPDINVSNENFTPDGEVVRFGLGAVSRLGHNTVEMIVHERTAHGKFSSLWDFIQRVDMSLMNKTVFENLIKAGAFDEISRNRAQLLAALPKFLEVTQKAAKSKKTNQLSMFDELEEEETVSAPDMPEVPDFEEHERLDYEKQVTGLYISGHPYESYQERISPYTNCAIADLADWRAENLSPCIGGIIASLTEKTTKKGDTMCLLQLEDAENSVDVVMFPKMWHERKEILKKGLACVVAGRLDDRGQLRPDDIIPVDGLEMRGQRYVSITLNIAGTEKMNMKQFLLALGSCRGKAKVIVEFRNDEESAAIFLKDYSVDPQKVGEALKEFANCEVREGAGSFAA
- the dnaX gene encoding DNA polymerase III subunit gamma/tau, translating into MTVSLYRKYRPQDFGSVVGQKAAVEVLTRSIEKGRIGHAYLFSGSRGCGKTSVARIFAKALNCTDRQGYEPCGKCSNCEAVTAGESLDVIEIDGASNNGVDEVRQLKENIALAPFSSKYKIYIIDEVHMLSTAAFNALLKTLEEPPEHAIFIMATTEPRKVPVTIRSRCQHIPFHSITPEDIFARLKYVCEAENVTAEPEALYEIARQADGALRDALSLLEQVIASGEITLANVEAVFGAGSRPAFERWLRTLREDSEDAYTGLKAMFDAGASGVRVFEEMFSLVRNLWLASKWKGITESLGLSEAERKFLAEEVNHWKPDRIYMLLTSIMTALTKARQGVRPDILLGMFMLSLEAPPPVQSYAPLQAAPAVQPQPVQPPAPMPVTYDDVLKSELITAAHEGSFTIYCLMFSVKAGRTPEGIVIEAEHPYIFDRLKLPAHKSALADMFGSYGTVKIAFMGTEEVCEKLGNALADNLAEEASTVPPQPPSPEPEEASPAQVSPSVRQGRLTFEVYRNELAMMGASPEIIFIRRKEKDETESAEDSTLQGDDEE